The Faecalibacter sp. LW9 genome has a segment encoding these proteins:
- the lysS gene encoding lysine--tRNA ligase, with amino-acid sequence MQLSEQEIIRREKLQQLRDLGIEPYPAEEFVVTSNSKEIKEKYEEGKIVKLAGRMMSVRVMGKASFAELQDTEGRIQIYVAREDISSSEEAVEYNTVFKKLLDIGDFIGIEGYLFKTKVGEISVHVTKLTVLAKTLRPLPIVKTDDEGKVYDAFVDPELRYRQRYVDLVVNPQVKEIFIKRTKLFNAMRNFFNDRGYMEVETPILQSIPGGASARPFITHHNALDIPLYLRIANELYLKRLIVGGFEGVYEFSKNFRNEGMDRTHNPEFTAMEIYVAYKDYNWMMDFTEQLLEHCAIAVNGTSKATFGEHEIDFKAPYKRVTMRQSIIDFTGFDIEGKSEYELREAAKGMGIEVDETMGKGKLIDEIFGEKCEGNYIQPTFITDYPKEMSPLTKQHRDNPNLTERFELMVCGKEIANSYSELNDPIDQRERFEEQLKLSEKGDDEAMFIDQDFLRALEYGMPPTGGLGIGMDRLIMYLTNNPSIQEVLFFPQMRPEKAAPAYELTDEENAIIALLKTNNKMELAELKTQSALSGKKWDKSMKNLAKYNLTKVNVNGDSKTVEYLGE; translated from the coding sequence ATGCAATTGTCTGAACAAGAAATTATTCGTAGAGAAAAATTACAGCAATTAAGAGATTTAGGTATCGAGCCTTATCCAGCTGAAGAATTTGTAGTCACTTCTAATTCGAAAGAAATCAAGGAAAAGTACGAAGAAGGTAAGATTGTGAAGCTTGCAGGTCGTATGATGAGTGTACGTGTTATGGGTAAAGCATCTTTTGCTGAATTACAAGACACGGAAGGAAGAATCCAAATCTACGTGGCTCGTGAAGATATTTCATCTTCAGAAGAAGCAGTAGAATACAACACAGTTTTCAAAAAATTATTAGATATTGGAGATTTCATCGGGATTGAAGGTTATTTATTCAAAACGAAAGTGGGTGAAATTTCTGTACACGTGACGAAATTAACGGTATTAGCAAAAACATTACGTCCTTTACCAATCGTTAAAACTGATGATGAAGGTAAAGTTTACGATGCATTTGTTGATCCAGAATTACGTTACCGTCAGCGTTATGTTGATTTAGTAGTTAATCCTCAAGTGAAAGAAATTTTCATTAAGAGAACTAAATTATTCAACGCTATGCGTAATTTCTTCAATGATCGAGGGTACATGGAAGTTGAAACACCAATTTTACAATCTATTCCTGGTGGAGCATCAGCTCGTCCATTTATTACGCACCACAATGCATTAGACATTCCATTATATTTACGTATTGCAAACGAATTATACTTAAAACGATTAATCGTTGGTGGTTTTGAAGGAGTTTACGAATTCTCTAAAAACTTCCGTAACGAAGGAATGGACCGTACGCACAATCCAGAATTTACAGCAATGGAAATTTATGTAGCTTACAAAGACTACAACTGGATGATGGATTTCACAGAGCAATTATTAGAGCACTGTGCAATTGCAGTAAACGGAACTTCTAAAGCAACATTTGGTGAACACGAGATTGACTTTAAAGCGCCATATAAACGTGTAACGATGCGTCAATCAATTATCGATTTTACAGGATTTGATATTGAAGGTAAATCGGAATACGAATTACGTGAGGCTGCAAAAGGAATGGGCATAGAGGTTGATGAGACAATGGGTAAAGGAAAACTTATTGACGAAATCTTTGGTGAAAAATGTGAAGGAAATTACATCCAACCTACTTTCATTACAGATTATCCAAAAGAGATGTCTCCATTGACAAAACAACACCGCGATAATCCAAACTTAACAGAGCGTTTTGAATTAATGGTTTGTGGGAAAGAAATTGCTAATTCTTATTCAGAGTTAAATGATCCTATCGATCAACGTGAACGTTTTGAAGAGCAATTAAAATTATCGGAAAAAGGTGATGATGAAGCCATGTTTATCGATCAAGATTTCTTACGTGCTTTAGAGTACGGTATGCCTCCAACGGGTGGTTTAGGAATCGGAATGGATCGTTTAATCATGTATTTAACAAATAATCCATCAATTCAAGAAGTATTATTCTTCCCTCAAATGCGTCCAGAGAAAGCTGCTCCGGCATACGAATTAACGGATGAAGAAAATGCAATCATTGCGTTATTAAAAACCAATAATAAGATGGAATTAGCTGAGCTAAAAACGCAATCGGCTTTAAGTGGAAAGAAATGGGACAAATCCATGAAAAACTTAGCCAAATACAATTTAACGAAAGTAAATGTAAACGGTGATTCAAAAACTGTTGAATACTTAGGAGAATAA
- the rmuC gene encoding DNA recombination protein RmuC yields MTGTMFIIAVVSFIIGAVIAYLFSKSKLTSEQVANTVRFQEIEKQNIQLKQELTEARDNANELQREWFKEKEKNTELSTKYTEAIKAIEEQKQYLNATNEQLKDQFEALSSKVLQNNNQQFLDLAKTTLEKHLSDSKNDLDKRQQAIDSIVKPLNDSLNRFDGKIQEIEKAREGAYSEIKVFLDAMKGTTEKLQKETNTLVSALKTSHTRGKYGEIGLRRVVEFAGMSSFCDFEEQTSVHGENGLLRPDLIVRLPGNRKVIIDSKVPLNQYMQAFETEDEDLRKQHLMNHTKAVREHLKNLSSKAYWNQYQDAPDYVVMYLQIESSFGSALELDRTLIEDALNNRIIIATPTTLITMLRTIAFSWQQIHVAENIYQMRDAGIELYNRVNVLIKHFTTVGHNLNQATQSYNNAIGSLESRFIPQVKKLKEIGGTLMEKEITETKPIDTMIRAINQQDYQ; encoded by the coding sequence ATGACTGGAACTATGTTTATCATTGCTGTTGTAAGCTTTATCATCGGAGCTGTAATTGCCTATTTATTTTCAAAAAGTAAATTAACTTCTGAACAAGTTGCAAACACAGTCCGTTTTCAAGAAATTGAAAAACAAAACATTCAATTAAAACAAGAATTAACGGAAGCACGCGACAATGCAAATGAATTGCAACGGGAATGGTTCAAGGAAAAGGAAAAAAACACAGAACTTTCCACTAAATATACTGAAGCAATCAAAGCCATTGAAGAGCAAAAACAATATTTAAATGCGACGAATGAACAATTAAAAGATCAATTCGAAGCATTATCTTCTAAAGTTTTACAAAACAATAATCAACAATTTTTAGATTTAGCCAAGACAACATTAGAAAAACATTTATCAGACTCCAAAAATGATTTGGATAAACGTCAACAAGCCATCGATTCAATTGTTAAACCTTTAAATGATAGCTTAAATCGTTTTGATGGAAAAATTCAAGAAATTGAAAAAGCACGCGAAGGCGCTTATTCTGAAATAAAAGTTTTTCTAGATGCAATGAAAGGCACTACAGAAAAATTACAAAAAGAAACAAATACCTTAGTCTCTGCTTTAAAAACTTCTCATACTCGTGGTAAATATGGTGAAATCGGTCTTAGACGGGTGGTAGAATTTGCGGGTATGTCTTCCTTTTGCGATTTTGAAGAACAAACTTCTGTCCATGGGGAAAATGGTTTACTTCGTCCCGATTTAATTGTTCGTCTACCGGGTAATCGTAAAGTAATTATCGATTCTAAAGTTCCGTTAAACCAATACATGCAAGCTTTTGAGACGGAAGACGAAGATTTAAGAAAGCAACATTTGATGAATCACACCAAAGCTGTACGCGAACACTTAAAAAACTTAAGTTCGAAAGCTTATTGGAATCAGTATCAAGACGCTCCTGATTATGTAGTGATGTATTTACAAATCGAAAGTTCTTTTGGTTCAGCATTAGAATTGGACCGAACTTTGATAGAAGATGCACTTAACAATCGTATTATTATAGCAACTCCTACTACTTTAATTACAATGCTTCGTACTATTGCATTCAGTTGGCAACAAATACACGTGGCTGAAAATATATATCAAATGCGAGATGCAGGAATTGAATTGTACAATCGTGTAAATGTCTTAATTAAACATTTTACGACAGTAGGACATAATTTAAATCAAGCAACACAAAGCTATAATAATGCTATTGGTTCATTAGAAAGTCGTTTTATCCCTCAAGTGAAAAAGCTGAAAGAGATTGGAGGAACTTTAATGGAGAAAGAAATCACTGAAACTAAACCTATAGATACAATGATTCGTGCAATTAATCAGCAAGATTATCAATAA
- a CDS encoding cytochrome ubiquinol oxidase subunit I — translation MDDFIAARSQMALSLAFHIVFSCVGMVMPFMMAIAHYKYLKTNDALYKGLTKAWSKGVAILFATGAVSGTMLSFELGLLFPKFMEHAGPIFGMPFSLEGTAFFIEAIALGFFLYGWDRFNKWFHWICGVIVGISGLSSGILVVAANAWMNSPSGFDYINGEYLNIDPIKAMFNEAWFSQALHMTIAAFCATGFAVAGLHAYLILKGKNIVFHKKAFKISATMAVIAALLAPLSGDISAKDVAQRQPIKLAAMEAHFETEKSAPFVLGGIVDQANETVKYAIKIPGVLSFLVHSDFNQEVLGLNEFPKDEWPPVPIVHYAFQIMIIFGMLMMGIAVVYLFARFFKKEWLNKRWMYQLFMVATPFGYIALEAGWTVTEVGRQPWIIYGIMRTVDAITPMPGIQYSFYIFTLVFVSLSIVLVFLMNRQIQMVAQLYDPNDPNYNPEKH, via the coding sequence ATGGACGATTTTATAGCGGCTCGAAGTCAGATGGCACTTTCGCTCGCCTTTCACATTGTATTTTCATGCGTTGGAATGGTCATGCCTTTTATGATGGCTATTGCCCATTATAAGTATTTAAAAACAAATGATGCCTTGTATAAAGGACTCACTAAAGCTTGGAGTAAAGGTGTTGCAATTCTATTTGCGACAGGAGCTGTATCAGGAACAATGCTTTCATTTGAGCTAGGGCTATTGTTTCCAAAATTTATGGAACATGCTGGGCCAATTTTCGGAATGCCTTTTTCTTTGGAAGGAACAGCTTTTTTTATCGAAGCTATTGCTTTGGGGTTTTTTCTTTACGGCTGGGATCGATTCAATAAATGGTTTCACTGGATTTGTGGTGTAATTGTAGGAATCTCAGGATTATCCTCTGGAATTTTAGTTGTTGCTGCTAATGCATGGATGAATTCGCCTTCAGGATTTGATTATATTAATGGAGAATATCTGAATATTGACCCTATAAAAGCTATGTTTAATGAAGCATGGTTTTCCCAAGCTTTACATATGACCATCGCTGCATTTTGTGCAACGGGTTTTGCTGTTGCGGGATTACATGCTTATTTGATTTTAAAAGGAAAAAATATAGTCTTTCATAAAAAAGCTTTTAAGATTAGTGCGACGATGGCAGTTATTGCTGCTTTGCTTGCTCCATTAAGTGGAGATATTTCTGCAAAAGATGTTGCTCAACGTCAGCCTATTAAATTGGCTGCTATGGAAGCGCATTTTGAAACAGAAAAAAGTGCTCCTTTTGTATTGGGTGGAATTGTTGATCAAGCGAATGAAACCGTAAAGTATGCCATAAAAATTCCTGGAGTATTGAGTTTCTTGGTTCATTCTGATTTTAATCAAGAAGTGCTTGGATTGAATGAATTTCCTAAAGACGAATGGCCACCTGTACCTATTGTTCACTATGCTTTTCAAATCATGATTATTTTTGGAATGCTGATGATGGGAATAGCAGTTGTATATTTATTTGCTCGATTCTTTAAAAAAGAATGGCTGAATAAAAGATGGATGTATCAATTGTTTATGGTTGCAACACCATTTGGATATATCGCTTTAGAAGCTGGATGGACGGTTACAGAAGTTGGACGTCAACCGTGGATAATATACGGAATTATGCGTACTGTAGATGCGATTACCCCAATGCCAGGAATCCAATACTCTTTTTATATTTTTACGTTGGTATTTGTATCATTATCTATTGTTTTGGTTTTCTTAATGAATCGACAAATTCAGATGGTCGCTCAATTATATGATCCCAACGATCCTAATTATAACCCTGAAAAACACTAA
- a CDS encoding cytochrome d ubiquinol oxidase subunit II, translating to MIFVVIAFLWTALGMYVIFGGADFGAGIVEFFSSRDFKEKTQRIMYNSIGPIWEANHMWLIIAIVILFVGFPKIYADLSNYLHIPLTIMLLGIIARGTSFTFRNYDVIKDKWHNLYAHIFTFSSMVTPFFLGIIAAATVSGTIDSNATDFLSAYIFSWLSWFNVSVGIFTVAICGMLAAVYSIYSVENEEDTVHLRGLAKKFSVAIFITGGIVFAVSIWKDVPLLRWIFSEWYGYVAVGLATLSFIALYYAIEKRYDITIRILASFIVLMILFAVSYSHFPNLVLFKDGTYLSVMDIQHSEKTIALLG from the coding sequence ATGATTTTTGTAGTAATTGCATTTTTATGGACTGCTCTAGGAATGTATGTGATTTTTGGAGGTGCAGATTTTGGAGCAGGTATTGTTGAATTTTTCTCTTCACGCGATTTTAAGGAAAAGACGCAACGTATTATGTATAATTCGATTGGACCAATTTGGGAAGCGAACCATATGTGGTTAATCATTGCGATTGTCATCTTATTTGTTGGATTTCCTAAAATTTATGCTGATTTATCCAATTACCTTCATATTCCTCTAACCATTATGCTATTGGGAATTATTGCTCGAGGAACATCGTTTACGTTTCGTAATTATGATGTTATTAAAGATAAATGGCATAATCTGTATGCCCATATTTTTACCTTTTCTAGTATGGTTACTCCTTTCTTTTTAGGTATAATTGCGGCTGCCACTGTATCTGGTACAATCGATTCGAATGCAACAGATTTTTTATCAGCTTATATCTTTTCATGGTTAAGCTGGTTTAATGTTTCAGTAGGTATTTTTACAGTTGCTATTTGTGGAATGCTGGCAGCAGTTTATTCGATTTATTCAGTCGAAAATGAAGAAGATACCGTTCATTTGAGAGGATTAGCAAAGAAATTTTCAGTTGCCATTTTTATTACTGGTGGAATTGTATTTGCTGTTTCGATTTGGAAAGATGTACCTTTATTGCGTTGGATATTTAGTGAATGGTATGGTTATGTAGCGGTTGGTCTTGCGACATTAAGTTTTATCGCATTATACTATGCTATTGAAAAACGATATGATATTACCATTCGAATTTTAGCGAGTTTTATTGTATTGATGATTCTGTTTGCTGTATCCTATTCACATTTTCCAAATTTAGTTTTGTTTAAAGATGGAACGTACTTATCAGTCATGGATATTCAACATTCTGAAAAAACAATTGCATTGTTAGGGTGA
- a CDS encoding acyl-ACP desaturase translates to MSIQNIRLEVMQLLEKDVDSFMDKFLVPVEKIWQPTDFLPNSQTDSFFDEIKELQEVSKDLPNDFWVTLIGDAVTEEALPTYESWLLNMQGVVDEEGKYLENGWAKWIRHWTGEENRHGDVLNKFLYLSGRVNMREVEISTQHLINDGFDIGTSHDPYRNFVYTSFQELATYISHNNVSKIAKDYGAKKLARMCKIIAGDEMRHHLAYSEFVRRIFEVDPSEMMLAVQYMFKLKIVMPAHFLREAGQTKGNLFEPYSDAAQRIGVYTAQDYVDIMKKLIEIWDIENITGLNDEAEKARDYILKFPARMERISSRIVIPEESYDFKWLIPATGKK, encoded by the coding sequence ATGTCAATACAAAATATCCGTTTAGAAGTAATGCAACTTCTTGAAAAAGATGTTGATTCTTTCATGGATAAATTCTTGGTTCCAGTTGAAAAAATTTGGCAGCCAACGGATTTCTTACCTAATTCTCAGACTGATTCATTTTTTGATGAGATCAAAGAATTACAAGAGGTTTCTAAAGATTTACCAAACGATTTTTGGGTTACCTTAATCGGAGATGCTGTTACAGAAGAAGCATTACCAACTTATGAATCTTGGTTATTAAATATGCAAGGTGTTGTTGACGAAGAGGGGAAGTATTTAGAAAATGGTTGGGCAAAATGGATTAGACATTGGACGGGTGAGGAAAATCGCCACGGAGATGTATTAAATAAATTCCTTTACTTATCAGGGCGAGTAAATATGCGTGAAGTTGAAATTTCAACACAGCATTTAATCAATGATGGGTTTGATATTGGGACATCTCATGATCCTTACCGTAACTTTGTATATACAAGTTTTCAAGAATTAGCGACCTATATTTCACATAATAATGTGTCAAAAATTGCAAAAGACTATGGTGCAAAAAAATTAGCACGTATGTGTAAAATTATCGCTGGTGATGAAATGCGTCACCACTTAGCTTATTCTGAGTTTGTACGACGTATTTTTGAAGTGGATCCATCAGAAATGATGTTAGCGGTGCAATATATGTTCAAATTAAAAATTGTGATGCCTGCACATTTCTTAAGAGAAGCAGGACAAACCAAAGGAAATTTATTTGAACCTTATTCGGATGCTGCACAACGAATTGGAGTATATACCGCTCAGGATTATGTTGACATCATGAAAAAATTAATTGAAATTTGGGATATTGAAAATATCACTGGATTAAATGATGAAGCAGAAAAAGCAAGGGATTATATTTTAAAGTTCCCAGCACGAATGGAACGTATTTCTTCTCGAATTGTTATTCCAGAAGAAAGCTATGATTTCAAATGGTTAATCCCAGCGACAGGAAAAAAATAA